A part of Saccharomonospora amisosensis genomic DNA contains:
- a CDS encoding 2-oxo acid dehydrogenase subunit E2 gives MGDRVHGWRKLAGVTWGSPKDPQFYGELDVDATELLAHVDRLRARSDTRVTITHLIGKAVAHGLREVPQFAVRLTGGHARPRTSLDIFFIIAAGAQAELNGVKVEHVDRKSTVDVAREVARRAEGIERGADTAFDRGKTLLAKLPRPVLRTALRGAAWLTSDLNLDLSRFGMPRQAFGSAMVTSVGMWGVARGFSPLASYYRVPLLVLVGAVTDRPVVRDGAVTVRPVLTLTATVDHRYADGSHAARLADAVRRYCADPAAFEPLENVTG, from the coding sequence ATGGGTGACCGAGTGCACGGCTGGCGCAAGCTCGCGGGAGTCACCTGGGGCAGCCCCAAGGACCCGCAGTTCTACGGTGAGCTGGACGTCGACGCCACCGAACTGCTCGCCCACGTCGACCGGCTGCGCGCGCGGTCGGACACCCGCGTCACGATCACGCACCTGATCGGGAAGGCCGTCGCCCACGGGCTGCGCGAGGTTCCCCAGTTCGCGGTGCGACTCACCGGGGGCCACGCCCGGCCGAGAACGAGCCTCGACATCTTCTTCATCATCGCCGCCGGAGCGCAGGCGGAGCTGAACGGGGTGAAGGTCGAGCACGTCGACCGCAAGTCGACGGTCGACGTCGCGAGGGAGGTGGCACGGCGGGCCGAGGGAATCGAACGCGGCGCCGACACCGCGTTCGACCGAGGCAAGACCCTGCTGGCCAAGCTGCCCCGGCCGGTGCTGCGCACGGCGTTGCGAGGGGCCGCCTGGCTCACCTCGGATCTCAACCTGGACCTTTCCCGGTTCGGCATGCCGCGCCAGGCTTTCGGTTCGGCCATGGTGACGTCGGTGGGCATGTGGGGAGTGGCGCGTGGCTTCTCGCCGCTTGCGTCCTACTACCGCGTGCCGCTGCTGGTGCTGGTCGGCGCTGTCACCGACCGGCCCGTCGTCCGCGACGGCGCGGTGACGGTGCGGCCCGTGCTGACCCTCACCGCTACCGTCGACCACCGGTACGCCGACGGCAGCCATGCCGCCCGGCTGGCCGATGCGGTGCGCCGCTACTGCGCCGACCCCGCGGCGTTCGAACCGCTGGAAAACGTCACCGGGTAG
- a CDS encoding maleylpyruvate isomerase N-terminal domain-containing protein — protein MSTRQWMDRGTELLLSAVKELSDTDFAAPSALPGWSRAHVVAHVHFNAEALRRLVGWARTGVPAQMYPSRQHRDEEIESGARLPAARLRELVGESAAALAREYDELTAEGLERQVRTAQGNLVPASALPWMRTREVVVHAVDLDTGADFSGLPDDLVRALLVDVLDRRIAAGEGPALARWLTGRADTAPELGPWL, from the coding sequence ATGAGCACGCGGCAGTGGATGGACCGTGGTACCGAACTGTTGTTGTCGGCGGTGAAGGAGCTGTCCGACACCGATTTCGCCGCACCGAGCGCGCTCCCCGGCTGGAGCCGGGCGCACGTGGTGGCGCATGTGCACTTCAACGCCGAGGCGCTGCGACGACTCGTGGGGTGGGCGCGGACCGGCGTGCCAGCACAGATGTACCCCAGCAGGCAACACCGGGACGAGGAGATCGAATCGGGCGCCCGGCTGCCGGCCGCGCGGCTGCGTGAGCTGGTCGGGGAGTCGGCCGCCGCGCTGGCCCGCGAGTACGACGAGCTAACGGCTGAGGGTCTTGAGCGGCAGGTTCGGACCGCACAGGGAAACCTGGTGCCCGCTTCCGCGTTGCCGTGGATGCGCACCCGAGAGGTGGTTGTGCACGCGGTCGACCTCGACACCGGCGCCGATTTCTCCGGCCTTCCCGACGACCTCGTGCGCGCGTTGCTCGTCGATGTGCTGGACCGGCGAATCGCCGCGGGGGAGGGGCCTGCGCTGGCGAGGTGGCTCACCGGCAGGGCTGACACGGCGCCGGAACTGGGTCCGTGGCTGTGA
- a CDS encoding ABC transporter permease subunit, with product MLRSVLLKTLHDQRRALPAWVVSLALLVGIYVALWPSIRDQPSMGDFLQSMPPALRALFATSGADLSTPTGYIQVELLSFMGPLLLIIYAVTSGAAAVAVEEERRTLDLLLSNPVSRGRLVLEKAAAMVFGTLALAAVTGFALVLEGSLADMALPADRVAATMLHMGLLAVVFGAVALLIGAGTGSATASRAVPAVLAVVMYVGNGLAPLVSWLEPVRPISPFYQFSAHDPLRTGLSVTSAVVATLTVVGFVALAAAAFRRRDVAG from the coding sequence ATGCTACGTAGCGTGCTACTCAAGACACTGCACGACCAGCGGCGGGCGCTGCCAGCGTGGGTGGTGAGCCTGGCGTTGCTCGTCGGGATCTACGTCGCGCTGTGGCCGAGTATCCGCGACCAGCCCTCGATGGGTGATTTCCTCCAGTCCATGCCGCCCGCGCTGCGCGCACTGTTCGCCACCTCCGGGGCCGACCTTTCGACGCCCACCGGATACATCCAGGTGGAGCTGCTGTCGTTCATGGGACCGCTGCTGCTGATCATCTATGCCGTGACAAGCGGGGCCGCAGCCGTCGCGGTGGAGGAGGAGCGGCGCACGCTCGACCTGCTGCTGTCCAACCCGGTCAGCCGGGGCAGGCTGGTGCTGGAGAAGGCGGCGGCCATGGTGTTCGGCACGCTGGCGCTGGCCGCTGTCACGGGGTTCGCGCTTGTGCTAGAGGGCAGCCTCGCGGACATGGCGCTGCCCGCCGACCGGGTGGCCGCGACGATGCTGCACATGGGACTGCTCGCGGTGGTGTTCGGCGCGGTTGCCCTGCTGATCGGTGCGGGGACCGGTTCGGCGACGGCAAGCAGGGCGGTCCCGGCCGTACTGGCGGTAGTGATGTATGTCGGCAACGGGCTCGCGCCGCTGGTGTCGTGGTTGGAGCCGGTGCGGCCGATCTCGCCCTTCTACCAGTTCTCCGCGCACGACCCGCTGCGCACCGGTCTGTCCGTGACATCCGCTGTGGTGGCGACGCTGACGGTGGTGGGGTTCGTGGCGCTCGCCGCCGCCGCGTTCCGCCGCAGGGATGTGGCGGGCTGA
- a CDS encoding ABC transporter ATP-binding protein, which yields MMEPPVSTRGLSKTFGDTVALSELDLDVRSGEIFGYLGPNGAGKTTTLRLLLGMLKPLAGKARILGHDCWREQVAVHRLVGYLPGDPALYGHLTGAQHVEYFGALRGGERHGHAAELAQRLGLDLRRAARTLSRGNRQKLGIVLALMSRPELLVLDEPSSGLDPIMQRELHGLLREHTARGGAVLLSSHVLAEVQRVADRIGILRAGRLIAVERIDELRSKSLHRVSAWFSDEVAAAEFAGIPGVRQLEVGDRWLTCGVPRSALDDLLKRISRHPVMDLECVEAGLEETFLAYYAEPSGAQQVRTDAT from the coding sequence ATGATGGAGCCGCCGGTCAGCACGCGAGGGCTGAGCAAGACATTCGGTGACACGGTCGCGCTGAGCGAGCTGGATCTCGACGTGCGAAGCGGCGAGATCTTCGGTTACCTGGGCCCCAACGGCGCGGGCAAGACCACCACCCTGCGGCTGCTGCTGGGGATGTTGAAGCCCTTGGCGGGCAAGGCGCGCATCCTCGGCCACGACTGCTGGCGCGAGCAGGTCGCCGTGCACCGGCTGGTCGGCTACCTGCCGGGAGATCCCGCTCTCTACGGTCACCTGACAGGGGCCCAACACGTCGAGTACTTCGGCGCGCTTCGCGGCGGCGAGCGGCACGGGCACGCTGCTGAGCTGGCGCAGCGCCTCGGTCTGGACCTGCGGCGAGCGGCACGCACCTTGTCCAGAGGTAACCGGCAGAAGCTGGGCATCGTGCTGGCGCTGATGTCGCGCCCCGAACTCCTCGTCCTGGACGAACCCTCCAGCGGGCTGGACCCGATCATGCAGCGGGAACTGCACGGCCTGCTGCGCGAGCACACCGCACGCGGTGGTGCCGTGCTGCTGTCCTCACACGTTCTCGCGGAGGTGCAGCGGGTCGCCGACCGGATCGGGATTCTGCGAGCGGGCAGGTTGATCGCGGTGGAGCGTATCGACGAGCTGCGGTCCAAGTCACTGCATCGCGTGTCGGCGTGGTTCTCCGACGAGGTGGCGGCGGCCGAGTTCGCCGGCATACCGGGTGTGCGGCAACTCGAGGTAGGCGACCGGTGGCTGACCTGCGGTGTGCCGCGCAGCGCGCTGGACGACCTGTTGAAGCGAATCAGCAGGCACCCGGTGATGGACCTGGAGTGTGTCGAGGCAGGGCTGGAGGAGACCTTCCTCGCCTACTACGCGGAGCCGTCCGGAGCGCAGCAGGTGCGAACCGATGCTACGTAG
- a CDS encoding response regulator transcription factor: protein MHVPALRPARLLLAEDDPELVAMLCEVLTEEGYAVDVARDGQRALHLALTSAYDVAVLDRRLPAIEGLDLLGRLRASAVTTPVLVLSALANPADRVRGLDAGAEDYLGKPFDIDELLARLRALRRRHLDTAEVLPVGAGRLELRTRQVVPAPGEDGTVAVVRLSERECDLLAVLASHPGRVFSRRDLLSLAFPDARSEVVVDTYVHYLRRKLGREVITTVHGRGYQLGRSRA, encoded by the coding sequence ATGCACGTACCTGCCCTTCGCCCGGCGCGGCTGCTGCTGGCGGAGGACGATCCCGAACTCGTCGCGATGCTGTGCGAGGTGCTGACCGAGGAAGGCTACGCGGTGGATGTCGCTCGCGACGGGCAGCGGGCCCTTCACCTCGCCTTGACCAGCGCCTACGACGTCGCCGTGCTCGACCGTCGGCTCCCCGCCATCGAGGGTCTCGACCTGCTCGGCAGACTTCGCGCGAGTGCGGTGACCACGCCGGTGCTGGTGCTGTCGGCGCTGGCCAACCCGGCCGACCGGGTCCGCGGCCTGGACGCGGGCGCCGAGGACTATCTCGGCAAGCCGTTCGACATCGACGAACTGCTGGCTCGGTTGCGGGCACTGCGCAGGCGCCACCTGGACACCGCCGAGGTCCTGCCTGTGGGCGCGGGGCGACTGGAGTTGCGCACCCGGCAGGTCGTGCCCGCGCCCGGTGAGGACGGGACGGTTGCGGTGGTCCGACTGTCCGAACGCGAATGTGACCTGCTCGCCGTGCTCGCGAGCCACCCGGGCCGCGTGTTCTCCCGCCGTGACCTGCTGTCGCTGGCCTTCCCCGACGCGCGCAGCGAGGTGGTCGTCGACACCTACGTGCACTACCTGCGTCGCAAGCTCGGCCGCGAGGTGATCACGACCGTGCACGGCCGCGGTTACCAACTGGGCAGGAGCCGCGCTTGA
- a CDS encoding sensor histidine kinase, producing the protein MITRPLEVSAPADPDGRLLRRASWRLGLQAGVIVALIVAVLSALAVLVVVQGQHRGAASLLAQAVARADDVTDPPAGVWLVARTPQGRAATPGLPPGLPDEAAFANTAATGQDNTADYRAGGVEYRVHTVRRGQQTIQAALDLSPAHAERVRLASALLLSGGLGLVLAAAAGAWLGRRAVRPMAQALALQRRFVADAGHELRTPLTLLSTRVQLLDRHLRRGTAHAELRDEAAGVAGDARHLAAILDDLLLAAEPGSPLPSSTVDLAELAERAAAASANDAIPVEVRRPGAPVPVRGSAVALRRAVTALLDNASSHARTGVTISVSSAARHAALEVTDDGPGIDAELLPGVFERFATARGRQQPRGYGIGLALVSEIAARHGGTVSASNQPGGGARLRLTLPRAASQEFSKEQPPSSRG; encoded by the coding sequence TTGATCACCCGGCCCCTGGAAGTGTCCGCACCCGCCGATCCCGACGGCAGGCTGTTGCGCCGGGCGTCCTGGCGGCTCGGGTTGCAGGCCGGGGTGATCGTCGCACTGATCGTGGCGGTGCTGTCGGCGCTGGCGGTCCTCGTCGTCGTGCAGGGCCAGCATCGCGGCGCCGCCTCGCTGCTGGCACAGGCGGTGGCAAGGGCCGATGACGTCACCGACCCCCCTGCCGGGGTCTGGCTGGTGGCGCGGACGCCCCAAGGGCGGGCCGCCACACCGGGACTGCCACCGGGGTTGCCGGACGAGGCCGCATTCGCGAACACGGCAGCCACCGGGCAGGACAACACCGCCGACTACCGCGCTGGTGGCGTCGAGTACCGGGTACACACGGTGCGGCGGGGACAGCAGACGATACAGGCCGCGCTCGACCTGTCCCCCGCCCACGCCGAGCGAGTCCGGCTCGCCTCGGCACTGCTGCTCAGCGGCGGGCTCGGGCTGGTACTGGCCGCCGCGGCAGGTGCCTGGCTCGGCCGCCGTGCGGTGCGGCCGATGGCGCAGGCACTGGCGTTGCAGCGGCGGTTCGTCGCCGACGCGGGCCACGAGCTGCGTACCCCGCTCACCCTGCTTTCCACCCGGGTGCAGCTGCTTGACCGCCACCTGCGCCGGGGCACCGCGCACGCCGAACTCCGCGACGAGGCGGCCGGCGTGGCGGGCGACGCGCGCCACCTGGCGGCCATCCTCGACGATCTGTTGCTGGCGGCCGAACCCGGCTCACCACTTCCGAGTTCCACTGTGGACCTGGCGGAGCTGGCCGAGCGGGCGGCAGCCGCCTCTGCGAACGACGCGATCCCCGTCGAGGTCCGTCGACCCGGCGCGCCGGTGCCGGTTCGGGGGTCCGCGGTGGCGTTGCGCCGCGCGGTGACCGCGTTGCTGGACAACGCCTCTTCGCATGCCCGCACCGGCGTCACCATCAGCGTCAGCTCGGCGGCGCGCCACGCCGCCCTCGAGGTCACCGACGACGGTCCCGGGATCGATGCAGAGCTGCTTCCCGGTGTGTTCGAACGGTTCGCGACGGCGCGCGGCAGGCAGCAGCCGCGTGGCTACGGCATCGGGCTCGCGCTCGTCAGCGAGATCGCCGCCCGCCACGGCGGCACTGTCAGCGCGAGCAACCAGCCCGGCGGCGGGGCGCGGCTGCGGCTGACCCTGCCACGCGCGGCGTCCCAAGAATTCTCCAAGGAGCAGCCGCCATCATCGCGGGGGTAG
- a CDS encoding DUF2231 domain-containing protein, which produces MPTFVAGLPLHVLVVHAVVVLVPLALLAAVTVAVWPAARRRYGWAVVGLAALAAVSIPIATSSGEGLRSRLAGSPLIAEHAELGDQLLAVFVPMVAAVTAVVAMAHFRGRRRANTETGTRTDPVTSARWVRPVATLLAVVTIAFAAVSAVQVVRIGDSGARAAWSDTHYVAAHDEEDG; this is translated from the coding sequence ATGCCCACGTTCGTCGCAGGGCTGCCCCTGCACGTGCTCGTCGTGCACGCCGTCGTCGTGCTCGTCCCGCTCGCTCTGCTCGCGGCCGTCACCGTCGCGGTGTGGCCGGCCGCGCGCCGCCGCTACGGTTGGGCAGTAGTCGGCCTCGCCGCGCTGGCCGCGGTGTCCATCCCGATCGCGACCAGCAGCGGTGAGGGCCTGCGCAGCAGGCTCGCGGGAAGCCCGCTGATCGCCGAACACGCCGAACTCGGCGACCAGCTACTGGCCGTCTTCGTGCCGATGGTGGCCGCCGTGACGGCCGTGGTGGCGATGGCGCACTTCCGGGGGCGGCGGCGCGCCAACACCGAAACTGGCACCCGCACCGACCCGGTGACCTCGGCACGCTGGGTCCGCCCGGTCGCGACCCTGCTCGCGGTGGTCACGATCGCCTTCGCCGCCGTCTCCGCGGTACAGGTCGTGCGGATCGGCGACTCAGGAGCCCGTGCCGCCTGGTCCGACACCCACTACGTGGCCGCCCACGACGAGGAGGACGGCTGA
- a CDS encoding (2Fe-2S)-binding protein, translating to MPQHTFTVNGEQVTVDAEDNVRLLWVLRDLLGITGPKYGCGINVCKACTSHINGKAFNPCAVPVSKIKPSDEITTIEGVADPDTGELHPMQQAWLERDVSQCGYCQPGQIMAAIAKVRKVKAEGREISDADLDEIRNICRCGTYSRIREAIKSAAEKM from the coding sequence GTGCCTCAACACACCTTCACCGTCAACGGCGAGCAGGTGACGGTCGACGCCGAGGACAACGTGCGCCTGCTGTGGGTGTTGCGCGACCTGCTCGGCATCACCGGGCCGAAGTACGGCTGTGGCATCAACGTCTGCAAGGCGTGCACCAGCCACATCAACGGCAAGGCGTTCAATCCGTGCGCCGTGCCGGTCTCGAAGATCAAACCCAGCGACGAGATCACCACCATCGAGGGAGTCGCCGACCCCGACACCGGTGAGTTGCACCCGATGCAGCAGGCGTGGCTGGAGCGCGACGTCTCCCAGTGCGGCTACTGCCAGCCGGGCCAGATCATGGCGGCCATCGCCAAGGTGCGAAAGGTCAAGGCTGAGGGCCGCGAGATCAGCGACGCCGATCTGGACGAGATCCGCAACATCTGCCGCTGCGGCACCTACTCCCGCATCCGGGAGGCGATCAAGAGCGCGGCCGAGAAGATGTAG
- a CDS encoding molybdopterin cofactor-binding domain-containing protein, protein MAGEHPTPDASPQGMRRRRFLGYLLAAPTLAVAAQVGAGAANPGTASAVVPSLPGPADILDLGDALTLAAAPTANLITITIERDGTATFAVPRAEVGQGITTTVAMLIAEELDLPLDKVNVPLADARPELVFNQLTGGSNSVRSLYDPVRTAAAIARARLLATAAARWNVDVGALSVRAGVVIGPNGQQADYGSLTEAAASTSTEQVSAEPKPPGQFTLVGTPQSRIDALEAVTGKKQFTMDLRVPGAKPTMVCRPPTINGTVRAVHNAAEVEAMPGITDVTVISTGVAVRGETFGQCIDAVRALRVDWGPGTVDGESDETVLSKLKAATLPAAVPPLLTKSLDAEFVFDFSSNSALETNCAIADVRADRAEIWSGLKSPIVAQEQIAARLGLPVSAVKVHVVTGGGSFGRKLFSDAALEAAEISRKIGKPVKLMWHRADDSRHGRAHPMSVSRIRANYSAGNVVSFEHRHTSVETDFGHGLGEILTSVAARLPVGDVSFSQTVFLLSQSNPYHLGATTQTLNEVPLKFHTGSMRNVYSPNVVCARELVIDALAEKLGKDPVAFRRELLKEDRFRAVLDKLVEVGEWGRPMPEGTAQGVGFHLEYKSVSAVLVEIDCRPETVNREIRDAVTGPRVTKAVGVVDAGLPINPRGLEAQMIGCINDGIALALTSSLHVEDGLPLEASWDNYFYTRQWNTPPEMRVVVMPPTTGVPGGAGELGVASSLAAVASAYGRATATMPTRFPINHATLSFEPKPKVPPVPASPVDGLKYAQ, encoded by the coding sequence ATGGCAGGTGAACACCCCACACCGGACGCTTCGCCGCAGGGTATGCGGCGACGCCGCTTCCTCGGCTACCTGCTGGCGGCGCCCACGCTGGCCGTGGCCGCGCAGGTCGGCGCGGGAGCGGCCAATCCGGGCACCGCGAGCGCGGTGGTCCCGTCATTGCCCGGCCCCGCGGACATCCTCGACCTCGGTGACGCGCTCACCCTCGCCGCCGCACCCACCGCGAACCTGATCACGATCACCATCGAACGTGACGGCACGGCGACGTTCGCGGTGCCGCGTGCCGAGGTCGGGCAGGGCATCACGACGACGGTGGCGATGCTCATCGCCGAGGAGCTGGACCTTCCGCTCGACAAGGTCAACGTCCCGCTGGCCGACGCGCGGCCGGAGTTGGTGTTCAACCAGCTCACCGGCGGCTCGAACTCGGTGCGCTCGCTGTACGACCCGGTGCGCACCGCGGCCGCGATCGCCCGCGCGCGGCTGCTGGCCACCGCGGCCGCGCGGTGGAACGTCGATGTGGGCGCGTTGTCGGTTCGCGCTGGCGTGGTGATCGGACCGAACGGGCAACAAGCCGACTACGGCTCACTCACCGAGGCGGCGGCCAGTACCAGCACCGAGCAGGTCAGTGCCGAACCCAAACCGCCTGGCCAGTTCACGCTCGTCGGAACCCCGCAGTCGCGCATCGACGCGTTGGAGGCGGTGACCGGCAAGAAGCAGTTCACCATGGACCTGCGGGTACCCGGTGCCAAGCCCACCATGGTGTGCCGCCCGCCCACGATCAACGGGACGGTCCGGGCCGTTCACAACGCGGCCGAGGTCGAGGCGATGCCCGGCATCACCGACGTCACGGTGATCTCAACCGGCGTCGCGGTGCGGGGCGAGACCTTCGGCCAGTGCATCGACGCCGTGCGAGCACTGCGCGTGGACTGGGGCCCTGGCACGGTGGACGGCGAGTCCGACGAGACCGTGCTCTCGAAGCTGAAGGCCGCCACGCTGCCCGCGGCGGTCCCACCGCTGCTGACGAAGAGCCTGGACGCCGAGTTCGTCTTCGACTTCTCCAGCAACAGCGCGCTGGAGACCAACTGCGCCATCGCCGACGTGCGCGCTGACCGCGCCGAGATCTGGTCCGGGCTGAAGTCGCCGATCGTGGCGCAGGAACAGATAGCGGCGAGGCTCGGGCTGCCCGTCAGCGCGGTCAAGGTGCACGTCGTCACCGGTGGCGGCTCGTTCGGTCGCAAGCTGTTCAGTGACGCCGCGCTGGAGGCCGCCGAGATTTCCAGGAAGATCGGCAAGCCCGTGAAGCTGATGTGGCACAGGGCCGACGACTCCCGGCACGGCCGCGCGCACCCGATGTCGGTTTCGCGGATCAGGGCGAACTACTCGGCCGGCAACGTGGTGAGCTTCGAGCACCGGCACACCAGCGTCGAGACCGACTTCGGGCACGGCCTAGGTGAGATCCTGACGTCGGTGGCCGCACGACTGCCCGTCGGTGACGTCAGCTTCTCGCAGACGGTCTTCCTGCTGTCCCAGTCGAACCCCTACCACCTAGGGGCCACGACGCAGACGCTGAACGAGGTGCCGCTGAAGTTCCACACCGGCAGCATGCGCAACGTCTACTCGCCCAACGTGGTGTGCGCCCGCGAACTGGTTATCGACGCCCTCGCCGAGAAACTCGGCAAGGACCCCGTGGCGTTTCGCCGGGAACTGCTCAAGGAGGACCGCTTCCGCGCTGTGCTCGACAAACTCGTCGAGGTCGGCGAGTGGGGCAGGCCGATGCCGGAGGGCACGGCGCAGGGCGTCGGTTTCCACCTGGAGTACAAGAGCGTCAGCGCCGTGCTTGTGGAGATCGACTGCAGGCCGGAGACGGTCAACCGCGAGATCCGCGACGCGGTCACCGGGCCACGGGTCACCAAGGCCGTCGGAGTGGTCGACGCGGGACTGCCGATCAACCCGCGCGGCCTGGAGGCGCAGATGATCGGCTGCATCAACGACGGCATCGCGCTCGCGCTGACCTCCAGCCTGCACGTGGAGGACGGGCTGCCGCTGGAGGCCAGCTGGGACAACTACTTCTACACCCGCCAGTGGAACACTCCACCCGAGATGCGGGTGGTGGTCATGCCGCCGACCACCGGGGTGCCGGGTGGCGCGGGAGAGCTGGGCGTTGCCAGTTCGCTCGCGGCGGTGGCGAGCGCATACGGAAGGGCAACCGCAACCATGCCTACCCGGTTCCCGATCAACCACGCCACTTTGAGCTTCGAGCCGAAGCCGAAGGTCCCACCGGTGCCTGCCTCTCCGGTGGACGGCCTGAAGTACGCCCAGTGA
- a CDS encoding TetR/AcrR family transcriptional regulator, with protein MSSPIRPYRGVSAENRKAQRRARLLEAGLDLLGTVGYEQTTMTAVCARAKLTERYFYESFRGREELLLAVVDQVAEQIRDTALRVLREHPGDPGAKARAALTSFVDLLTEDPRKGRAALVESLASRALRKRRHELLQTFAGLVATQARALFGPAALPPPRDEVNALLFVGGLAELLVAWLSGEIEAGPADIVDAAAHQFVTGLHTGLE; from the coding sequence ATGTCCTCGCCGATCCGCCCCTACCGTGGCGTCAGCGCCGAGAACCGCAAGGCGCAGCGCAGGGCGAGGCTGTTGGAGGCAGGTCTGGACCTGCTCGGCACCGTGGGCTACGAGCAGACCACCATGACCGCCGTTTGCGCGCGGGCGAAGCTCACCGAGCGCTACTTCTACGAGAGCTTCCGCGGTAGGGAGGAGCTGCTGCTCGCGGTCGTGGATCAGGTGGCGGAACAGATCCGCGACACCGCGCTGCGGGTGCTACGCGAACACCCCGGCGATCCCGGCGCTAAGGCGAGGGCAGCGCTGACCTCGTTCGTCGACCTGCTCACCGAGGACCCGCGCAAGGGGAGGGCGGCGCTCGTCGAGTCCCTGGCGTCGCGGGCGCTGCGCAAGCGCCGCCACGAACTGCTGCAGACGTTCGCGGGGCTCGTGGCCACCCAGGCCAGGGCCCTGTTCGGGCCCGCCGCGCTGCCGCCGCCGCGTGACGAGGTGAACGCGCTGCTGTTCGTGGGAGGGCTCGCGGAGCTGCTGGTGGCCTGGCTCAGCGGTGAGATCGAGGCGGGGCCCGCCGACATCGTGGACGCCGCTGCCCACCAGTTCGTCACCGGCCTGCACACCGGGCTGGAGTAG
- a CDS encoding carbon-nitrogen hydrolase family protein: MRQPLPLAAAQPWCVGLDVAANARAHARAVRAARARVVVFPELSLTGYELRAPAVGTGDPRLAPLEAACAESGSVALAGAPVAGERGRSHIAMLAVDGIRTRVVYRKMWLGSAECARFSPGEEPGLLEVDGWRLGLAICKDTGVAEHAAGTVALGIDAYVAGTVKAAHEAALQSHRADRVAIEHGVWVAVASFAGPTGGGFEHTAGGSSIRTPAGEVVAEAGTEPGEIVRALLG; encoded by the coding sequence ATGCGCCAACCCCTCCCCCTGGCCGCGGCCCAGCCGTGGTGTGTCGGGCTCGATGTCGCGGCCAACGCGCGGGCGCACGCGCGGGCCGTGCGCGCCGCGCGTGCTCGCGTCGTGGTGTTCCCGGAACTGTCGCTCACCGGGTACGAGCTGCGCGCGCCCGCCGTCGGCACCGGCGATCCCCGGCTGGCCCCGCTGGAGGCGGCCTGCGCCGAGAGCGGATCGGTCGCGCTCGCGGGCGCGCCGGTGGCGGGTGAGCGCGGGCGCTCGCATATCGCGATGCTCGCGGTGGACGGTATCCGAACCCGGGTCGTGTATCGCAAGATGTGGCTCGGCTCAGCGGAGTGCGCTCGGTTCAGCCCCGGCGAAGAACCAGGGTTGCTCGAGGTCGACGGCTGGCGGCTCGGACTGGCGATCTGCAAGGACACCGGCGTCGCCGAGCATGCGGCTGGCACCGTGGCGCTCGGTATCGACGCCTACGTCGCGGGCACGGTGAAGGCGGCGCACGAGGCGGCGTTGCAATCCCACCGAGCCGACCGGGTGGCGATCGAACACGGTGTGTGGGTGGCGGTGGCCAGCTTCGCCGGACCGACGGGCGGGGGCTTCGAACACACGGCGGGCGGGTCCAGCATCCGAACCCCGGCAGGCGAGGTCGTCGCCGAAGCGGGTACCGAGCCTGGGGAGATCGTTCGGGCGCTGCTCGGCTGA
- a CDS encoding ribbon-helix-helix domain-containing protein: MEKTTIYLPDDLKVAVKRAAQQRGMSEAEVIRESIRSTVGGTRPRPRGGLYAGAEPIARHADDLLAGFGER, translated from the coding sequence GTGGAGAAGACGACGATCTACCTGCCGGACGACCTGAAGGTCGCTGTCAAACGTGCCGCTCAACAGCGGGGGATGTCCGAGGCGGAGGTCATTCGGGAGTCCATCCGGTCGACGGTAGGGGGAACCCGGCCACGGCCGAGGGGTGGGCTGTACGCGGGCGCGGAGCCCATCGCTCGCCACGCTGACGACCTGCTCGCCGGCTTCGGTGAGCGGTGA
- a CDS encoding PIN domain-containing protein, whose amino-acid sequence MIVDTSALLAYFDANEPDHAAVAGVVDEADELLVISPYVVAELDYLVATRVGVEAELAVLRELSGGAWELPAFGAPELEQTLSFIERYRDQRIGVADASNAVLADRYRMKTIVTLDRRHFDVLRPVDGGRFVVLP is encoded by the coding sequence GTGATCGTCGACACCAGCGCGTTGCTGGCCTATTTCGACGCGAACGAACCGGACCACGCGGCGGTCGCCGGCGTTGTCGACGAAGCCGACGAACTACTTGTCATTTCGCCGTATGTCGTCGCGGAACTCGACTACCTCGTCGCCACCCGGGTCGGTGTTGAGGCGGAACTGGCGGTCTTGCGTGAGCTCTCGGGGGGCGCGTGGGAGCTGCCCGCTTTCGGCGCTCCCGAACTGGAGCAGACACTCTCCTTCATCGAGAGGTACCGCGACCAACGCATCGGTGTAGCGGATGCCTCGAACGCGGTGCTGGCCGACCGTTACCGCATGAAGACGATCGTGACGCTCGACCGTCGCCACTTCGATGTGCTACGTCCCGTCGACGGCGGGCGGTTCGTCGTCCTGCCGTGA